From the Theobroma cacao cultivar B97-61/B2 chromosome 2, Criollo_cocoa_genome_V2, whole genome shotgun sequence genome, one window contains:
- the LOC18608338 gene encoding uncharacterized protein LOC18608338, translating to MDLNKNVQFSHVSELSKNENFGDTTLCLNFLGYGGSNKARFGSTQSNLHADLSNAPDDGCRLVLGLGPTPSVYCNNYYNVGLNKNKSTGAFFTQGLSPEDDSILKLGLSGGTKESMSLLECSLSTETDTSMPLSNQVSADSRLSIPVVDEGSTSAKKSGGYMPSLLLAPRMDSGKGLVQTRELFQFGAKSHCHQFHRSCEPSAQTDFSGDTLSEQTTTMTSLDNRTSNSKKCKFAGCTKGARGASGLCIGHGGGQRCQKPGCNKGAESRTAYCKAHGGGRRCQHLGCTKSAEGKTEFCIAHGGGRRCGFPGGCTKAARGKSGLCIRHGGGKRCKVEGCTRSAEGQAGLCISHGGGRRCQFQECTKGSQGSTMYCKAHGGGKRCIFAGCTRGAEGSTPLCKGHGGGKRCLYNGGGICPKSVHGGTNFCVAHGGGKRCVVPGCTKSARGRTDCCVRHGGGKRCKFENCGKSAQGSTDFCKAHGGGKRCSWGEGKCEKFARGRSGLCAAHSSMVQEREASKGGLIAPGVFHGLVSAGSTTGSSVDYNHSSSGTSVISDCIDSLEKPARRQHLIPPQVLVPLSMKSSSSYSSLLSAEKQVEGRNGYGMGIGGGVGNESFNFMIPEGRVHGGGLMSLLGGNLKNPIDGI from the coding sequence ATGGATTTGAACAAGAATGTACAGTTTTCTCATGTGTCTGAACtctcaaaaaatgaaaattttggtgaTACCACCTTATGCCTGAACTTTCTTGGCTACGGAGGAAGCAACAAGGCCAGATTTGGAAGTACTCAAAGCAATCTTCATGCTGATCTTTCTAATGCACCTGATGATGGCTGCAGGTTGGTTCTGGGGTTGGGTCCAACTCCAAGTGTATACTGCAATAATTATTACAATGTTGGTCTCAACAAGAACAAATCGACAGGAGCTTTTTTCACTCAGGGCTTGTCACCTGAGGATGACTCAATCCTAAAACTTGGCCTTTCTGGAGGGACTAAGGAAAGTATGAGTTTGCTAGAATGTTCTCTGTCAACAGAAACTGATACCAGTATGCCTCTTTCAAACCAGGTTTCTGCAGATAGCAGACTTTCAATACCTGTTGTCGATGAGGGTTCTACTTCGGCCAAGAAATCTGGTGGCTATATGCCATCACTCCTGTTGGCTCCAAGAATGGATAGTGGCAAAGGTTTGGTGCAGACAAGAGAACTTTTTCAGTTTGGAGCTAAATCTCATTGTCATCAATTTCATCGAAGTTGTGAGCCTTCTGCTCAGACAGATTTCTCAGGAGACACTCTCTCTGAGCAAACCACCACCATGACGTCTTTGGATAACCGAACTAGCAATTCGAAGAAATGCAAGTTTGCTGGTTGCACAAAAGGAGCAAGAGGGGCATCTGGTCTTTGTATTGGTCATGGGGGTGGTCAAAGATGCCAAAAACCAGGATGTAACAAAGGTGCTGAGAGCCGAACTGCCTACTGTAAGGCCCATGGTGGAGGGAGGAGGTGCCAGCACTTGGGTTGCACTAAAAGTGCGGAGGGAAAGACAGAATTTTGCATAGCACATGGTGGAGGCAGACGATGTGGGTTTCCTGGAGGGTGCACAAAGGCTGCACGAGGTAAATCAGGGCTTTGCATTAGGCATGGTGGGGGAAAAAGGTGTAAAGTGGAAGGTTGCACACGCAGTGCTGAAGGACAGGCTGGTTTGTGCATCTCTCATGGAGGTGGACGTCGTTGCCAGTTCCAGGAATGTACTAAGGGTTCTCAGGGAAGTACTATGTATTGCAAGGCTCATGGTGGTGGTAAACGTTGTATATTTGCAGGGTGTACCAGAGGGGCTGAAGGGAGCACACCATTGTGCAAAGGACATGGTGGGGGAAAGCGTTGCCTCTACAATGGTGGTGGCATTTGTCCAAAGAGTGTGCATGGAGGCACCAATTTTTGTGTTGCTCATGGTGGAGGGAAGAGGTGTGTTGTGCCTGGCTGTACAAAGAGTGCACGCGGTCGCACTGATTGTTGTGTCAGGCATGGTGGTGGAAAGCGATGCAAGTTTGAGAACTGTGGCAAGAGTGCCCAAGGAAGCACAGACTTCTGCAAGGCCCATGGTGGGGGAAAAAGATGCTCCTGGGGGGAGGGCAAATGTGAGAAATTTGCAAGGGGCAGGAGTGGTCTGTGTGCTGCTCACAGCAGTATGGTGCAAGAGCGGGAGGCAAGCAAGGGAGGGCTCATTGCACCTGGGGTCTTCCATGGGCTTGTATCAGCAGGATCAACCACAGGAAGCAGCGTTGACTACAATCACTCATCCTCAGGGACAAGTGTTATTTCTGATTGTATTGATTCACTGGAAAAGCCAGCAAGAAGGCAACATCTCATACCGCCTCAGGTATTGGTTCCTTTATCTATGAAATCCTCGTCCTCTTACTCAAGCTTGTTGAGTGCTGAGAAGCAAGTGGAAGGAAGAAATGGGTATGGCATGGGCATTGGTGGGGGTGTTGGTAACGAAAGCTTCAACTTTATGATTCCGGAGGGGAGGGTCCATGGTGGGGGTCTCATGTCCTTGCTTGGTGGGAATTTGAAGAATCCCATTGATGGAATTTGA